In Plasmodium falciparum 3D7 genome assembly, chromosome: 6, the following proteins share a genomic window:
- a CDS encoding malate:quinone oxidoreductase, with translation MICVKNILKRYKNSPLNELRNNRKYYEGSFVKSIKFSTSNYGSNEKKPNDIEKNKNVSINLNEGNILQSEIYDTVVIGGGVTGTALFFLLSKFTNLKKLAIIERRDNFALVASHGKNNSQTIHCGDIETNYSFEKAKFIKRYADMLRNYLTNIPKEKRENISSVTQKMVLGVGEKECQFLEERYPVFRQLFNSMKLYNKDDIHEVEPRVALKDSHTLREEQLSALYMPPELTTCDYQKLSESFIESARTVPNKTISINLLTEVINIEEVNDSLYKIHTNKGIINSRFVVVCACGHSLMIAQKMNYGLEYSCMPVAGSFYFTDNILKGKVYTIQNPALPFAAVHGDPDIIEKGKTRFGPTAIPLPLLERDNIKTLLDFLKVWNPDLSLFQVYYNLFKDMTMLKYVARNVLFEIPVLNKYLFLKDVKKIIPSLTIKDLTYCVGYGGVRPQLINKKSKKLILGEGKIDPGKNIIFNITPSPGATTCLGNGEFDMNTICERLNAKINKNDVKKYLYEGEYPVNYL, from the coding sequence atgatatgtgttaaaaatattttgaaaagatataaaaatagtcCGTTAAACGAACTACGTAATAATAGGAAATATTATGAAGGGTCATTTgtaaaaagtataaaattTAGTACATCAAATTATGGaagtaatgaaaaaaaaccAAATGATATTGAAAAGAATAAGAATGTATCTATAAATCTTAATGAAGGTAATATTTTACAAAGTGAAATATATGATACAGTTGTCATAGGAGGAGGGGTAACAGGTACtgctttgttttttttattatctaaatTTACTAATTTAAAAAAGCTAGCCATAATTGAAAGAAGAGATAATTTTGCTTTAGTAGCATCAcatggaaaaaataatagtcAAACAATTCATTGTGGTGATATTGAAACCAATTATTCTTTTGAAAAAGccaaatttataaaaagatatGCTGATATGTTAAGAAAttatttaacaaatatacctaaagaaaaaagagaaaacaTATCAAGTGTTACACAAAAAATGGTTTTAGGTGTAGGTGAAAAGGAATGTCAATTTTTAGAAGAAAGATATCCTGTATTTAGACAATTATTTAATTCcatgaaattatataataaagatgatataCATGAGGTAGAACCACGGGTTGCTTTAAAGGATTCTCATACGTTAAGAGAAGAACAATTATCAGCATTATATATGCCACCAGAATTAACCACATGTGATTATCAAAAATTATCGGAAAGTTTTATTGAATCTGCACGTACTGTACCCAATAAAACTATatctataaatttattaacagAAGTAATTAATATTGAAGAAGTTAATGAtagtttatataaaatacatacaaaCAAAGGAATCATTAATTCGCGTTTTGTTGTAGTCTGTGCATGCGGACATTCATTAATGATTGcacaaaaaatgaattatggATTAGAATATAGCTGTATGCCTGTAGCTGgaagtttttattttacggataatattttaaaagggAAAGTATATACTATTCAAAATCCAGCCTTACCATTTGCAGCCGTACATGGAGATCCAGATATTATTGAGAAAGGTAAAACGAGATTTGGACCAACAGCTATACCTTTACCATTGTTAGAAagagataatataaaaacattattggattttttaaaagtatGGAATCCAGATCTAAGTTTATTTcaagtatattataatttattcaaAGATATGACAATGTTAAAATATGTAGCACGTAACGTTTTATTTGAAATCCcagttttaaataaatatttatttttaaaagatgttaaaaaaattattccaTCATTAACCATAAAAGACTTAACATATTGTGTTGGTTATGGAGGTGTTCGACCACAActcataaataaaaaaagtaaaaaattaattcttGGAGAGGGAAAAATCGATCcaggaaaaaatattatctttaACATTACACCTTCACCTGGAGCAACCACATGTTTAGGTAATGGAGAATTTGATATGAACACAATATGTGAAAGACTTAACGcaaaaattaacaaaaatgatgtgaaaaaatatttatatgaaggCGAATATCCCGTTAATTATTTAtga
- a CDS encoding mitochondrial import receptor subunit TOM40, putative: MEITNIFKKLLCRQNVVHTENNSFFDVFKDPNEEGLKRKNEVDNEMKNKSMVKENNDDTIKTSEEDKLKEQNLLGYANSFDAPNALLFENLNKEYKFITTQDNFDGFRFEVDKNINKFLQSTHTLFLGTTLREVGYLYQFGANFTNLDNSLLMISRINIDGSVNGRFCKKINNNIDCKLNFNTYAKNDTRNMYEMSLEVNKPLYTYNFKSIWQGAWIFNTSYTQLLTKKLQAGVDLTYIASNCASIGSFGLRYNHKNNVLTMQIVRQPNFKSPEFMLNQTHLYKIQYAKKISDRLSLGTELEITPQTKESAMRLGWDYSFRHAKVQGSIDTSGKISVFTQDYSGFGVSGYIDYLNNDYKFGFMMHISPSQEQPQTAA; encoded by the coding sequence ATGGAGATAACAAACATTTTTAAGAAATTATTATGCAGACAAAATGTAGTACATACAGAAAATAATTCCTTTTTTGATGTTTTTAAAGACCCAAATGAAGAGGgtttaaaaagaaagaatgaAGTTgataatgaaatgaaaaataagaGTATGGTGAAAgagaataatgatgatacCATAAAAACAAGTGAAGAAGATAAATTGAAAGAACAAAATTTATTAGGATATGCAAATTCCTTTGATGCTCCTAATgctttattatttgaaaatttaaataaagaatataaatttataacaaCTCAAGATAATTTTGATGGTTTTCGTTTTGAagtagataaaaatataaataaatttttacaaTCGACACATACATTATTTCTAGGAACAACATTAAGGGAAGTTGGTTATCTTTACCAATTTGGAGCAAATTTTACTAATTTAGATAATAGCTTATTAATGATAAGTCGAATAAATATAGATGGTAGTGTGAATGGTAGGTTTTGTAAAaagattaataataatattgattgtaaattaaattttaatacatatgCTAAAAATGATACAAGAAATATGTATGAAATGTCACTAGAAGTAAATAAACcattatatacttataattttaaaagtaTATGGCAAGGAGCATGGATATTTAATACTTCATATACACAATTATTAACAAAGAAATTACAAGCAGGTGTAGATCTAACATATATTGCTTCCAATTGTGCTTCCATAGGATCTTTTGGTTTAAgatataatcataaaaataatgttttaACCATGCAAATTGTTAGACAACCCAACTTTAAATCACCCGAGTTTATGTTAAACCAAactcatttatataaaatacaatatGCCAAAAAAATATCAGACCGTTTATCCTTAGGAACAGAATTAGAAATTACACCACAAACAAAAGAATCAGCTATGAGACTTGGTTGGGATTATTCTTTCAGACATGCAAAAGTACAAGGCTCTATTGATACCAGTGGAAAAATTTCCGTCTTCACACAAGACTATTCAGGTTTTGGTGTCAGTGGATATATAGATTATTtgaataatgattataagtTTGGATTCATGATGCACATATCTCCTTCACAAGAGCAACCACAGACAGCAGCATAA